GACTACTCAAATGGATTGCGGCAGGGCGCTAACAGCAATGACCACAGACCAACCGAACAACACCATGAAACCTAATCAAATTCACCACGGTGACAATCTCAGGGTACTCCCAGAGCTCACTCCTGAATCGATTCGCCTGATCTACATTGACCCTCCTTTTAATACGGGCATCCATCGTCATGGACTGCGAATGAAGGCACAGCGTGATAGTGAAGGCGATCGAATTGGATTCGGTGGAAATCGATATCGGACAGAGACCATGCGGACACATGGATATGCCGATCAATTTGAGGACTATCTTGGTTTCCTCATGCCTCGAATTGAAGCGGCACTGCCACTACTGACCCGTGATGGTTCACTGCTTGTGCACCTCGATCAGAATCAAAGTCACTATGTGAAGGTCGCACTTGACCAGCTCATGGGGCAAACCCATTTCATGAACGAAATCATTTGGGCCTATGACTTCGGCGGCCGCTCTAAGAATCGCTGGCCAGCCAAGCACGACACGATCCTCTGGTATGCCCGCAACCCCAAAGATTATGTCTTCGATCTTGAGGCGGTTGATCGTATTCCTTACATGGCTCCAGGGCTGGTTGGCCAAGAAAAGGCTCAACGCGGGAAGACGCCCACAGATGTCTGGTGGCATACGATTGTGCCGACCAATGGAAAAGAACGCACTGGCTATCCAACCCAGAAGCCTCTGGGTGTCCTCAATCGGTTCATTCAAGTGCATACGCAAAGGGGAGACCGTGTCCTAGACTTCTTTGCTGGCAGTGGTACGACTGGCCAGGCAGCCGGGCAGCTCGATCGCCAATTCGATCTCATTGATCAGAATCCAGACGCCATCGCCATCATGCGTGAACGCCTCAAGGGGTTCAAACCGGACCTGATTGCCCACCATATGCAATCCGATTCCACTGAATCCGCAGCCAGCGTCTGAAGTGATATCATCTCGCCTCTCAGGTGATCATCAAAGAGACACCCCTGACATGGAAACCTATGTTCGACTCACTTTCAGACCGAATTAACGGCGCCTTTCGTAAGATCTCTGGCCGCGGGCGGATTTCCGAATCCAACGTGCGTGAAGCGATGGACGATGTACGTACGGCGCTCCTTGAAGCCGATGTCCATGTTGATGTCGTTCAGGCATTTTGTGACGAGGTCCTCTTAGAGGCGAGTGGGCTCGACGTCACAAAGAGCCTCAAACCTGGCCAAGAGATGATTGGCATCGTCAATCAGCGTCTGATTGAGCTGATGGGGCCAATCGACAGTCATCTTCTGCTGGTTGACCCCCCACCCACCATCATCATGCTCTGCGGTCTTCAGGGTTCAGGCAAGACAACGACTTGCGGCAAACTCGCTGCTTATCTCAAGAAGCGAGGACAGAGCGTGTTGGTCACTGCTGCAGATCTACAACGCCCCGCGGCAGTTGAGCAGCTCCGTGTGGTCACAGATTCGGTGCAAGAGAATTCACCCGGGCAAGCAAAAATTGAGTTCTATGCGGAGCCAGATAAGTGCGACGAATATGGCAAGGCGGTTGGCGTTGCTGTTGATGTCTGCCGGCGAGCCGTCGCCCAAGCAACACGAGATAAAATAGATGTGGTGATTCTTGATACAGCTGGTCGCCTACACGTCAATGACGACCTCATGTCTGAGCTTGGCAGCATCCAGCGCACC
This genomic interval from Phycisphaerales bacterium contains the following:
- a CDS encoding DNA methyltransferase, which produces MTTDQPNNTMKPNQIHHGDNLRVLPELTPESIRLIYIDPPFNTGIHRHGLRMKAQRDSEGDRIGFGGNRYRTETMRTHGYADQFEDYLGFLMPRIEAALPLLTRDGSLLVHLDQNQSHYVKVALDQLMGQTHFMNEIIWAYDFGGRSKNRWPAKHDTILWYARNPKDYVFDLEAVDRIPYMAPGLVGQEKAQRGKTPTDVWWHTIVPTNGKERTGYPTQKPLGVLNRFIQVHTQRGDRVLDFFAGSGTTGQAAGQLDRQFDLIDQNPDAIAIMRERLKGFKPDLIAHHMQSDSTESAASV